catccatccatgcatcctctatccatccattcatccatccacccatcctccAATTATCTGGcccaatttccttcttttttccttccttccttccgtccctctttcctctcctctttcctaTATTCCAAGAAATATTTGTCTAGAGTCTGCCATGTGCCAAGTTTCTCGGATTTGGCAGTCTTCTTCAAAGCATGAGAAGCCACGCAGGAGAAAATTTAGTCCTTCATTGAGCCCAAATCAGCTCCTCTGTGCCCTGAGCTTCTAGCACATACAGAACTCTCTATTTAGGGCTACAAGGAAGGAGAGTGgaggtggggacagagagagaaacagaatgatTCCTAGTCTGAGGTTGCTGAGTGCCCCTACTTTTTTTGAAAATCTCACATGGTGCAGGAAGCAGGGAGGAGAACCCAAGTCTTAGGTTTACACTTTGAAACTCCAAGTTGCATATTATAAAGGGATATTGTATCAGCCAAGATGCATTAATAACAGGAAGCAGAATATTCTGTTGCAATGGTTGCCTATTTGGTATCCCTGCTTCCAGGCTTCTCCCCACCAGTCTGCTCCTCACCAGGATCACAGTGATGTTTCTACAGTGTCCCTGTCCTTGTCTCTCTCCTGCCTGAAGTCCTTAATTGGCCCCATGTCACCCACAAGCCAGAGGTCCAGCTCCTTGACATGATCAGAAGGATCTTCATCATCAGACCCCAGGTGCCTCTTCCACCCCATGTGCGTCCCCTTCCTGTTGGAATGTGTATTTACATTCCAGCAATATTGCAACTATTTACGACTTGCTGAGCGCTCCATGCTATCTTATGCTCCATCCTTTGGCGTATGCTTATCTTTCTacgggaggttttttttttccattactcAATTTCATATGCGTCTTTGAACTGGGCATATTTGTCTCCTGTGCTCATCACCTTGCAATTTATTTGCTCACGTCGGTCTTTCTTACCAGACTGTGAGCTGCTTGGTGCAAAGACTGTGAGTTATTCATCACTATGGCCCTATGCCTGGTAGAGCATCAGTACCTAGAAGGCACTCAGTCTGTATTTGtggggtgaatggatgggtggatggatgaagagAGTCTTACAAGAGAAATGGGATAGCTTTGGGACCAGATGGGTAATGTATCCATGTAACAGACCCCCAGAGAAGACAACAAATGGCCTCTTCCTGAAAGCTCAGACTTCTGAGGATGGGAGTAAGCCAGACAAGGTATCTAGTCAGGAATAGGGAAGTTGGGATGATATGGTGACCTGCTGTGGGACTGACTTCCTGTTTCCTCTAGATAAGAGCCCTTGGAGAGACAGGCAGCCAGAAACACCTGTGCTTCCAGGGTAAGGGTGAGCACTCAGGATGACTGTGGAGAGGGAGGCCCCTGATGCGCACTTCACTGTGGACAAACAGAACATCTCCCTCTGGCCCCGAGGCAAGCCACATCGCTGCTGAGAACTTGCTCCGTGTTCTGTGTGCAAACCTGCCCTTTGCTGCTCCTTCAAcacacattttcttcttcttccagcaGAGCCTCCTCCCAAGTCCGGTCCATCTCTGCTCCCGGGGAAAACACCCACAGTCCGTGCTGCATTAATCTGCCTGACACTGGTCCTGGTCGCCTCCATCCTGCTGCAGGCCGTCCTTTGTAAGTTCTCATGTTCCATCGTCTGGGCTTAGCCCCTCTCTCTGGCCAGCTGGCTCCCTCCAGATCCAGACCACTTCCCTGCTCTCCAGGTTTCTCCTGCCTGTGGctttttcatttatctctttcctcctctttccatGTGCAGTAACAGCGTGTGCCGCCCCCAGTACGGTGAGCTGATGCTCTTTCCCTCCCAATTTCTGGGAGATTATTGGGATCAGCATTTGCACATTGGTGCTTAAGGATACATTCTTTTGTCCTCAGGAGACATTCATCTAGTTTTCATCCTGTGCTATTTTCTCCCCGTCCACCCCCCAACAATCTGAGCTCTGCTTCTTGGATCTGGAGCCTTGTGGACAGTCCTTGACAGTGCAATGTCTCCTGACCCTGTGAAGGACCGAGCCTCATTTGTCATTGGCCCCAGCTCACGGGATGGAGAGCCTGGCCAACAAGCCAACAGATCTCCATGACCCAGTCCCCTCACCAGGACCCGTTCGTGCTCTCTTCATTCTCCTGTCCCTATGAAGATCACATGTAGGGAGCCTTCCTGCTCATTTGATGTTGCGTGGtttatctttcttcctcttctggcTCTGTCAGGCTTCATGGCCTTTGCTGCTGGCAGAGCCTTCTTCCTCCTGCCAGGGCTCCAGGAAGCAGAGCAAGGGGACCCGAGAAgctgttgggttttgttttctccCTCTGTGGCCTCGGGAGAAGGCCTCTCTGTGGTCTTAGACTTGCAGGCTCTGAGCAGAGTCCCCCTTGCCCCATCCTAGACCCCTGGCCTCTAACATGGCATTTTCCTCAGGGCTCGCCTTTGAGCCTCTTGGTTTATCTTTGATCCTCTCTCTGGTACCCAGGCCTGGGACCTAAGCAGAATGTGAAAGTGGGTGGGGCAAGGGAAGGGGAGAAACGGTTTTGTAATCTCCTTTGCCGTGTTCTCTGGAGAAGAAGCTACTTCTAGGTTAGTGGCTGGCTCTTCCCATGGTCACAGAGGGGTCCATGGACAGATGTGGGGGAGTGTTGTTATCCTAGCAGATGGCCACTGCAGGGGTTTCTGAAAGCAGAGGGATGGCAATCAAGGGGTGGGGTCCAGGGGGAATCAAGTTCTGGGGAAAGTGACAGAGCTTATGGAGGGCACCCTTTATCAAATGTTCCCTGAACACTCAGAGAAAATTCAGGAATGGTTTCTAAcccctgcttctgcttgcctgTGAAATCTTCTCACAGAGAGCCTGTGTTTCATCAGTCTCCCCATTGTCTGTATCCACCTGTGTtcttggcacatggtaggtgcccATTGCACGTTTGTTGTATGTTAACGAATGATTGGAGGGTTGGGGTGGCCCATTGGACTGTCTTGGTTCTTTGGGAAGCTTCAGCctgttccttcccttcccttcctttgatCAACCTGACAACACCCCCACTCCTGTCCCTGGGGCTCCCCTCAGCTGACCTCCTGACTTTCTCAATCCTAGATCCCTGGTTTATGGGCACCATATCAGATGTAAAGACCAATGTCCAGTTGCTGAAAGGTCGTGTGGACAACATCAGCACCCTGGattctgaaattaaaaagaatagcGACGGCATGGAGGCAGCTGGTGTTCAGATCCAGACGGTGAATGTGAGCCTGGGTTATGTGCTTTCTCAGTTCCTGGAGTTAAAAACCAGTGTGGAGAAGGCCAACGCACAGATCCAGATCTTAACAAGAAGTTGGGAAGAAGTCAGTACCTTAAATGCCCAAATCCCAGAGTTAAAAAGTGATTTGGAGAAAGCCAGTGCTTTAAATACAAAGATCCGGGCACTCCAGGGCAGCTTGGAGAATATGAGCAAGTTGCTCAAACGACAAAGTAAGTGACTCAGAAAATTACACTGAAGCTGACCAGCGGCCCATGGAATCTTACCTGTCCCAGACCTGAGGTCACTGGGCTGGTGGGTTGGGGAGGAGAGGGGGGAAAAGAGAGGGGCAGCCATGGGCTATGAAGTTAAGGAGAGAGGGCTTGAGGTTGGGGAGGACTTAGGGGCTATTAGGAGAAAAGAGACCAGGGTCCAGCTAGAGCTCCCACACAAAAGTGCAGAATGTAAAAGCATTAGGGGATGTCCACTCTGGTCCATACCTAGTCATTTCCCACCAAGTTCCTTTCTAGAGTCCAGGGGCTCAGCCACTTGTCATGACTGAAGCAACTCTCCAGTTGCTTCCCCCTCATGGGAAAGACACTCTTTGTCCATCCTCTTGCATTCTAACCTCCAGTCTCCAGTCCCAGAGACTCTATTAGTCTCTGTCTGACGTTCAGGATTTAAAAGAGTGTCCCTAATCCCCTACACAAGGACCCAAGGACACCAGAGCACAGCTCCATTTGCTGCTGTCTCTGAGACCTCATTCAAGTGCCCCCACCACGCCAGCATCCCAAGAAATCAAGAATACCAGCATTCACTTTTACCTCTTGTTCTCTAGATGACATTCTACAGGTGATTTCTCAAGGCTGGAAGTACTTCAAGGGGAA
The window above is part of the Symphalangus syndactylus isolate Jambi chromosome 14, NHGRI_mSymSyn1-v2.1_pri, whole genome shotgun sequence genome. Proteins encoded here:
- the LOC129461766 gene encoding C-type lectin domain family 4 member K → MTVEREAPDAHFTVDKQNISLWPREPPPKSGPSLLPGKTPTVRAALICLTLVLVASILLQAVLYPWFMGTISDVKTNVQLLKGRVDNISTLDSEIKKNSDGMEAAGVQIQTVNVSLGYVLSQFLELKTSVEKANAQIQILTRSWEEVSTLNAQIPELKSDLEKASALNTKIRALQGSLENMSKLLKRQNDILQVISQGWKYFKGNFYYFSLIPKTWYSAEQFCVSRNSHLTSVTSESEQEFLYKTAGGLSYWIGLTKAGMEGDWSWVDDTPFNKVQSARFWIPGEPNNAGNNEHCGNIQASSLQAWNDAACDITFLFICKRPYVPSEP